The nucleotide sequence GGAACTGGCATCTGCAGTTCAGAAGACACAATTTGGTAAATTCAAACCTGTTTGGaaaacttttacaaaaaagacTTTCCACTAGCATGTCCTCACATGTAATATCCCTTCACAAATAAGCTTCAGTACTAACGTTTAGAGTTTTCACACATAAAGCACATTTAACTTAAGGAAACTATCTCAAGCTGTAAGAACATATTATATGGGTACACTAAAAATGCACAAACATTATGGTGGTCAAGATTGTACACAAGGATATAACTGTTGCCCAAAAGCAGGAAATATAATGAAAAGTCACAAGAGATGCAACCTGTTTATCCACCCTGAGAGTATAGGTCTGTGAATccaatgttttaattttaatctcaaTAGTGGCTTCAGACCCTTCAACCTGCTCATCCATGGGAATATGTTCAGTACCATTACTACCCATTCTCCTCAGACCGCAACGAACCTGCAAAAGAGAAAGAGTATAAATTATGAAACAGCTTTCTTTCTCCATTATTAGAGGTTGGGATGGGGCAACTTGAGCATTCAATCGACTACTACTTTATATAATGACATTGATAAtcgaaaaacatgaaaaaacaaaatgagaaaaaggaaaaaccatTAATGTTATAAGGCATGCCCGTCTCTACTTAACCATAACACACAATTGTAGTAAAAACATGGGTAGCAATTCTTGGTTAATTCCCAAACCACCACAAGTATTTCCAACGAAAAACTCGAATGTCCAGTCCAACATATGTACAATATGTTTGATTTTTCATAACCTAAGCCAACTTCAAAACGTAATTTTGTATAAATATAAACCATTTCTCCCTATTCTCAGTTAACTACATTGCACTAAATAGTCTGCACACATGCAAGGCATACCATAAACGTTAGCATAAGGGCATTCATTATGGTTAAACGCCCCATCGCCTCAAGAAAATTTATGACCAAAATCTACTCATCACCACAAGAAAACATCGTAAGGGGAACTATAAGAAAAGCAACAGCACTCATATCACAATTTCccattctcttttttcttttcattggcAGCATCCATGACCTTTTTGACTTTGATCCACTCTCACTAGCCAGCACGCATAAAACTTTGTTCGATTTTTGCAGGCCGAAACAAGATTTGGTTTTGTTTGAATTTAACAACTTCGAATGAACAACTCAATCCCCATTCTTTTTGTCTTTGTGAAATAGGATTCAATCTCATGCAATCTCTCAAAACCCCAGTAAAGTGAACACCTTTCATTCATCCACACGAACACATGATTAAAAAACACATCCTAAACAAACAATAATCTAAAAACCTCAGAATTCCTGGAATCAAGAATAACCCAAGAACAAAAACCTCAGAATTCCAAAATCTAAAAAATCAACAAGGGCAATACATTCAAACCCAGAAAAACCAACCTAATAATcaccaaaccaaaaactcaaaaaccccCAATTGAACACCAAattaaaatcgaaaaaaaacgaaaacccAATACACAAAACATGATCATAGTTCTTACCTAAGATACAGAAACTTCGAAAAGCTTCCAGAAGATGCAGAAGCGTGACAGAAGCCCTAGAGCGGCGGAAAACTATGTACAAAAGCCCTCTGAGACACAGAGGTTTATACGCAGGTGTGGTCTCTGCCACTGAAATTTGTCTGGGTCGTCGTCCGCTCTCTCACTGTGTGGCAAATGATGGCGGAGTAGGGCAGGTCAGGGCAGGAGGGAAATATTTGTCTACTCAATTTTTTGCCTAAATTGGTGGTGGCAAAATCGAGCggtaaatattatttttacctCCGGATTTTCACCGTTGGGattggtttttcattttttttttttccttactgTTTGCTTCTTCGCAGTAAACAGTgaaggaaggaaaaataaaatagagcacgtaaaaaattctaaaaatattataaaaagatATAGAAATAGGATGAACTTCTTATAtcggaaattttttttaaacttaagctaaaatcaataaatatcgTCGATATTTTTTGACAcatctattaaatattaaaaaaaatcttaaattttgTCCAAAATAATGTTTATAATCCCTAAAATGTTGTAGAATTAGTGGGTGAATGCCCACTCAAAGGAATAAAGACTTGGGAATAGTATTTGATACTTTCAAAAGTGTAATTATTGTATTTGGATGGTTGTTATTACgagagttgctctataaatataACACTATGTATGCTATCAAAACACAATGCgaaagaaataatcaaagaaataatatcagtatccctCCCTCTCTTTATCTGCCATCCGTTTGTGTTATAGCTACTAAGATTATAATGTGATATTTTGCGCCTGCTTCGCTCATGTCCCTAACAAAAGTtatttctctaacttttgcctatttataacataaaattcattttaaatttccatcattttcatcaaaagtaaCAAATATTCGTTATTTGTCGATATTTTCATAATACAAATATCGATATTTTAAATACATGTTAGGACTGTGAAATGGGCTTTTGGGAATAATAAATTGTAATTTGTTGGGCTTTGCCTGTTAGGGGGTTGTTATTTGTATTGGGCCAGTTGGCAATTGAGGTCATGTGACTTGCTTAATAGCCTTTCttaagagaaatttttcattttgatggAAATACGAGTGTTAcattacgtgtttttatataaattgtaagaaattttattttttaagttattaactttttaacacacatatcccaccatttatatagtgaCACATTATATACCACTTTGTATGTCAAccacactgaaaaatctatcCTTCCTTATATCGTAACGGTCATTCTTTACGAAATTGGTTTTATCCTTTTGTTGCTCCTTCGTCTTCTACCTCCAACTTCATACGCCATTGTTACAAGCAGGGCAAGGAGGGGCGACCACCCCTCTGGTCGTCGAAAATTCACATGCAGAGCAAGGAATCCGCCCCTTCGATCGTCAAAAAGCCACATAAACAACCATGGTATCGGTGGGCTACTTGTTGCAAATAAGGGCAACTCCTACgccaggaagaagaagaaaaaaaaaaaaaaaaaaaaagttgttttaaaACAATCTTGGACCCCGTGAGGTCATTTCAGCATTCCTTTTAAATGAAACATTGCGTTTTGTTACTTTTTCTTCTATCCTTCTTTTGTTGCTTTTCTCCGTTtttactttcctttttttttttttcttctatcttTTTTTCTGTTTGACTTGGTTCCTTTGATTTTGGTTAAATGGTTTGGCTTGGTCtatctttcttttggtttgatCTTCTGATTGGTCCTAATTATACTTTAAAGACATAAGTGCTTCAATGAAATATTTTAGATAAACCATACCCACAAAATACCACATAAAATAAGACTTTCAATACTAAAATTACCTTAATGTTGTTAATACAATATGGAGGAGGTTATTTCATACTCAAATttgtatggttttttttttctagccatTACTACTTTCAATGAATTTTCGATGTGACTTTGAGGACTTGTTTCATGTTTCAAATAATacgaaaactaatgaaaatgatttgaaaacgtttgagttttaaccaaaaggacaaaaatatgttgtaagtgaatagtatcaggagtAACTTTTTACAGTAAAAATGTCCTTAACGtcaaaagtgaacagtaccatgagtGTTTCATTAAGATTCCCTAATTTAAATCCATCTAGGCTCCTGCCTAGGCACCTAGCTGCTAGGTTCTAGTCCGTTGTTTGACTAACGCTTAACATTTTTTAGGATCTAATCCTAGCCAATTTAAGCTTCTTACATTGGCTTTGATATTATTGCTTACAACTGCTTTGGTGGAGATACTATTTTCTGCTATGAATAGACTCAAAACTTTGCACTCTCCAATGTAAAAGCAACCGCTTTGATTGAACCTTGCACTCTTTTGAAATTCACCCTTTCCGTCGGCAAATACTAGCTTCGCCACTGGTTACAGGGTCAAGGTTGAACCAGATCAGTGGGATGTCAATGATGAGAACTATGTGGACCGAATCAGTAATTCACCACCCGAACTTCTTGTTCGTATAGTGTCTTTCTTGCCGCTAAAGAAAGCAGTAGCTAGTAGCTACTAGTGTCCTTACGAGGCCATGGCGGTATGTCTGGGCGTCTACTATGACTCTCAATTTCGAAGCTATTAACTTTGAAGAAGGTGATACTTAACACCGCTTCTTGTACCTCGAAGAAGAAGCGAAAGACCAGGAAAGTCATAGCTGCGTCAATTGGGTGAATCACGTTGTGGAGCAGCATAAAGGACAATGCATTGAGCGATTCAGGGCTTGCTTTTTTATAGAAAGCGGATTTGCAGCTTCCATTGATAAATGGATTCAATTTGCAATGGAAAAGAGGGTTGAAATACTTGAGTTGGAATTTCTGTCAGAAACAATTGCTTGCTTAGGTAATAACTATACATTTCCCCTAAAACTACTACTGGGTCTGGAGATGGGTCCGTTTTCTGACGTTCCATGTCTACCGCGCCCTTGCGGAAACAATTTTGGTTTCAAGGCCCTCAAAGCTGTTCAATCGTTTTCAGTATGTTGGTGTGACAGGAGAAGCTGTTGAGTTCTTATTGTCCAACTGTCCAGTTCTTGAACGATTATCACTGAGTTTCACCGGAGATTTAGTTAGTCTAAGAGTTGTTGGTCCCTCGATCACATTGAAATATCTTCTGAGAATATTGTCGTGAACTCCAAAAGATTGAGATTTTTTATGCAAAAATTGTTTCGTTTAGTCATCATGGATGGCTGGCAGATTTTCATTTCAAGAACGTGCCGATGCTGGTTGAGGTATCCATTTCTAAGTTTGGCGTTCTTGCTGAATTTTTAAGGGGTGTCTTCAGCCGACTCTCATGCCAACTGTTTCATATAGAGATTCCGAAGCTGGATATCAGAGGAGCGGTTAGTTACCGTATACCCCATGTTGTTATATATGATGTGCCAGTTTTCtttcagttttcttttcttcttgttgtATTGTTTTGTTCCTAACTCCTTCGGTGGCTTTCAGGTTTACCATCAGAATTATAAATTTCCAGTGCTATCAAATCTGAAGCATTTGGAATTATTAGTTGATGCCGACTATTGTTTTTCCCTTGTTCACTTGGCTTCTTTCATGAACGCAGCTCCTAACTTGCAGAAACTTGTTTTGGGGGTATGTATGCGTTTGTTATCAATACATTACAAATTATAACTTGATGTTTGTATGTATGCATTTGCATTCGTATCTTCTCTCCATTCTTTTACCAATATTTCGAAGAACCAATAGTATGAATATTGGGGAGCAAAAGTTAAGGCTTTGAGTTTTGTCAAACTGTTTTCCTTGATGCAGTTGGGTTTTGGATCCAATGTGGAGATGGCAAAAATAGAGAAAGCTGCCCTGATCCCCCATCACAACCTCAAGATAGTAGAAATGACGGGGTATTGTGGTCATAAATGTCATGTTAAGCATGTCAAGTACTGGATGAAGAACAATGTTGCACTGGAGAAGATCGTTATTAATCATGTCCGGTTTTGGTGTTGGCCTACGGGAATTGAGAGCAATGCCCTACGGGAGAATGAGGAAGAGAATGTGAGAGATAATGCTATTCAATATCTCAAGGAAAAAGTGCCTTCTACCGTAGAATTGTATGCCTGTAATAGTAACTAGTCATTGCAGTGCAGTGCTTGTCAAGATGATATATCTAGAGTTTGTACTAGCGTCAACTAGTAGGCTTTGAGCCTTGACTTAGATGCCTGTATTAGTATCAACTGTGTTACTTGAGCCTTTTGGTCTTATTGGCTTCTTCTTTCGTAGTGTTTGACTTAGATGCCTGTTTTCCAACCGTTAAAGTTTGATGGCGCAACTGTAACTGTAGAGAAAGATTTCTATGTTACGAATGTATTGTCGCCGACTCAACTCACCATAATGCTTTGTGCCATAAAAGTTGTACTTCTCGGCTGTGTGGGCCGCAATGGCCAAACAGATGTTGACCCAACAAGAAACATGTGAGCCCACATGTAAAGGCAAAATGAGTGATCCCTCAATTTTCACACCGAATGCATGCAATATCTCAAACATGGTGGCTCAGTCCAGAATCATTGGTGGGCCCCGTTGCCTGATTCAACAAAGATATACTTCTCCAAGCAAACACCTACTTTGTAGCCATCAGACTTAAATTTCTTGCTACTTGCAGATAGTCCAATCATTAATTATTGTCCACTATCTTCGATGAAATTTTCACATTGTTACGTATTATTAACTTGTTATCAATTTGTTAATGTTATAATGGAAAGAATACATCTTGATATAATTAGTATATGAATATCATAATCAAGAGAACGTCAGCAGAACatgtctttttgtttttctccgAAACAAGCTCCtattttgccaaaaaaaattaaaaaaaaacccaatggtCAATTATCTTTATACGTTAATGTAACATTAGGGTTACAACTAACAGATAATGTCCCAAGTAAGCACAGCACTCCATGACTGCTTTTTCATTTGTACTCAATCATCCAAATCTTAGCCATCAAAAgtaaaacaataacaaaatccCAATAGAATGTCATAGTTCTCTATACACAAAGCTAGCCCTAAATTCTGCAGCATTTTCCGAAATGCTGTCCAACTTCTATATCTAATATTTCctcatttattttgtccaacacctttCCACTtctagtttttgtgtttttctttgtttatcGTTATTCACTACTAGAAACTCATCAGTTGTGTATCGGAGGTTTTCTCCTTGCCGGAGAATAGTCCATTTCCGTCATGTCTGCTAGGTCCGGATAGTGTTGGTGAGCTGCAGCAGCCACCTGCTGCTTAGAAATAACTGGTGATTTTGCTCTGACATTCCCATTTTTTCCACCATGTGGTGTAGTACTTTTAATGTTTTCCCCTTTCGGTTCGGGACCACCTCTCTTTTCCCTTCCATTCTTCTCATTCTGTAAATGGATCACATAGAggaagttttaattcacatctAACCCTTAGAAATTATCAGTATATTCTagttactttcattaattaaaaaccAACCTTTGAAGTGCTGGTAGTGGTAGCACTAGAGGGGGATGTGGCTGAGATTAGTTTTCTAGTGCTTCCTGCAACAATACAAATGAAAACCACTTGATTAATTTTGGTAGGTCCTCTTTTTTTAGCAGGAACTTTAATTTACTGCATAATCTTACTACGAAAATGGCCACATGATTTAGTAAAATTCAAGACTATAGTGCAAGTCAATAGTTAGATTAGTTTTTTCGGGACAAAGATTGTTCTGCAGAATACATGGTAATTGTAGAGGTTTCATTCTTCTGAAAACTCAAAACGGAAGACTAAATCATTGTCAGACGGTCCTTTTAATGGCCGAAAATAATGGATAAAAGAAGAATGAATTGATGATCTAGCTCTAGCTCTCTATAAATTAAGGTAACTAAGTAATCCTAATGGTGCTTGGGTCTGTGATGCCTAGGTCCGCAATAATCTTCATGAATATTTGGTAACTGGTGGTGTGACGACTTCTTGGATTCTCTAAAAACTGTTTTCTTGAAGGTACCTGATGATGCAATATTACTACGCTCTCCTGCAAGATCAGCTGCTGCAATATTACTTCTTTTCACCACAGTATTTTCCTCTTTCtgcatttaacaaaaaaattatggaaTTGATATTGTAAGAAAAAATTTGTACTAAAAGAGTAATTAAGAAACGTATATATGCATATACGAGGAACTTCATAGGGATTCTGTTGCACTATAGCAAAAACGGAATGGTTATATCACTCATATATTGCATATACATCAATATATCACCCACGTATTATCATAACGTGATAACCTATCCCCTTTTTGCTACAGTGCCGCGGGATCTTCACTAAGAACAAAGAACAGAAGTACTCACGTGGATATTATTGTTCTGCTGTCTAACTGAGATGAATCCTTTCTCCAAACGAATCCCttcaagaaagaaaacaacaacaaatatAAGTTACTTTCATAACCAATATTCATAACAATACCTAGGCGTATAAGTGAatattttgcatatatatatatatatatatatatatatataattgtatatgtACCTTGAGCCTGAGAAAGGAGGAGggacaaaagaagaagaagaagagatacTGCTAGACATGAAGTAGTCATTTGGAGTATATCTTATGAATCTGCAGAGATGGCCGATCAATTGATATCGAGAGATGAAAAAGGATTGGATGTCAGGAACAAAACTGTTGTGTTTTCTGCAGGTTTctcttttcatatatatttgttgaGGAACTTGAATATGGACAGTATGGGAACTTCTGAATGGTTTATGGTTGGGAGGATGCCTGCTTAAATACATACATGTACACGCACATATTTATACGATCTTTGGGCACACATTTAACTTCTCCCCGACAAGAGATTTTTGTGTCCAAGAGATTTTTGTGTCGAAACATGTCCCGATACTAAaaagtgtaataatacaattagttaaaaaaatttaaaaaaataaaccaattatattatgacacttaatGTAGTAGATCGTGTTCCCAATACACTATTTTTCCTAACATGTAACTTGAGTGGGATAAAGTGTAAGTCTTTgtccaaataaattaaagaaatctTTTAGAAGGATAGAATAAAAATTTGGATTAAGGTTGTGTTAATGAAAATTCCAAGTTCAAAAGGCAGCGGATTATGGCGACAAGAATTGTCTTTTACTCATATAAAGTATGAAAAGCAGATATTCTTTGCATAGAATTAAATGTCCCATCTTTTCAGGGGATGATGAGGATTTTCTGAATCCTCTTTTCAAATCTtgttttaaatatgaattaatcGACCAAGATGATTTACCGGTTTGCTCTATTTACTCGAGAGATAATTAGGTAAAActgaatttatatatatatttttttacctaAAACATTAGGTGAAAAGTGATATAGACATGACATGAGAATGTAATAATACACTTCGTTAATTGCACTAGTTAGGTTTTAGTCCTATATTCTCATATGCATGATGtctcaaatcacatttcacaaTTCGTACATCTTTGCTTTTCATGTTGTATCTCATTTTTCAtgcaacaaaagaaacaaatctTACATATGCATGATgtatcaaatcacatttcacaaTTCGTACACTTTTGCTTTTCAGTGTTGTATCTCATTTTTCatgcaacaaaataaacaaatctTACCGTGGGATTAGACAACATGACTTGCCAAGTGATACCAACTGCTATGATTTATACATTATTTGTTTAGTCAATGAATTTGAAGCTCTGCTCTTGGAGAAAGCCAACAGACATCATATGTGGCAAAGCATAGGCATTCCGTTTTGGGTGATTAATCAGATCGTATGGTATGGCTGATTGGAGTGAGGGATGGGACTGTCCGCACTGCATGATGTAATTCATGAAAAACCTTCGTAAATGGAAATTTCATGCATATTTACTTAATTTGTAAGTTATAACTCAAACCGAGATCCTCACTGGATCTCATATTTCAAAGTAAAATGAGTGAGTAATCTAGACAACTCCTTAATTCCAAAATTTACGATCTCATTAGTTTATCCTACTAGCCcgcctaaaaaaaaatattttaaggtCTAAATCTGTCTCTCCCTCTTATAAACGGTCCAAATAGCACTATTTGTTGCCTCTGGAATACCAAGACTGACGTTTCAAGTTGAAAACAATAattcttcttcatcatttgATATATCGAATAACTCTATTTCCTTACATTGTCAATTCGGGGGTTTAGGTTTATGCTACTTTtggtatatatagatatatagtaaataaataaataccaCATAGAAGTGTTTTAATACTATATACGTCATGTCGTTTCGCCTCTATATTTTAACAAGATGATATATGTACAACACAAAATGTTTAATTACACTAAGGGACTATTAAAACTTGATGTGAAGTAAGAAACACACTGTTTTAATCAATCGGTCTAATTTACGTGTGCATAGAGTTTAAAACTTCATATCTATGTTGATCTGTTTGATATATCAAGTGAGAATATGCTAATGACAAGAATTTCAATGAGAATTATCGCAATGGTGAATTAGGCTCTGTCACGACTTGAGCTACCACAAACGAAGTGGGTAGCAAACCCATGTGTCACCGGCGACAAGGCGGAGTAAATGCGACGGCGACAGGCGAAGTTGAAAGTCACCATTTCACAACTCCTACCGGACGTGGCAGTAATGTCTCTAGCTAGCTACTGGCTGCTTTCTCACGACCACTCCACGTGGACGTCCACATCCAGCGGCCCCCACCAGAATATGATGTGGCAAACAATTCGGTCATGTGAGCACCGCCGCATCACGAGGCATGTCTGTCCTTTAACCGTCAAAGAAACATCCCGGGACCCGGGACCCGGGACGACGTTTGTCGAAGCTGCCAGGCGCGCGGGAACGTGACGACTTTCGCAAACATCTCCTTCCAGGGCGGTTTGCCGATCATAGTGTgcttattaaattttttttttgttttaacaaaaaatttaaaagaagatTGACTACTCTCACCATCAACATCAAGCCTAAATCATAGCATTCGTTCTCTTACCTCCATTGTTCTAAAATTCTATTTCAAGCACCACATGCCCTAGTAAGTGGTTATTCaacattgtgtgtgtgtgtatatatatatatgttttttttttaagtacgtTTTGAGATTGATTCTCGTTTCTTATTTCTTTGTTGGTTTACTAAGTGAAGGGTGAGGATTCAAGCCTACACGTAAATTTCTCTTTTCCCCCTCAGCTCTTCATGCACATGGACCTCGAGGAAACATGTGCTTAATATACATTGTTTACTCATTTTATATGTAACAAGTTAAGCTTAATTGTCTAACTATGTTATTTAAACAGGAACAATATCCCTCACAACTATTTCGATGATGTTTTTAATCACTCAATCTAATTTATTTGAGCGATGACTTTTACCTGACAGAATATGGTCGGATAAAATTATAGATGATAAAAAGGTATTTTATCCAATAAAGTTTATTCGTCTGGAcggaaaggttttttttttttcttttttttttttttttttttctttttggggtaGTGACGAAGCCACTTTGGAGACCTTCTTTTGGAACTATATTCATACGACCATACTATTGTTTAAGCTCAAGACTGAATAAACTACACACCATCACTCACCATGGGAATATGCTAAGTTTCGTGCATGTTgtttgtcataaaaaaaatgCTTGAATTGTGGGCTGCTGTCATTGGCATGATGATGcaattaattactaattattttCCTCAGACATTGAGAGTTTCAATTATGCTTTGTACGTACGTGCTGTCTATAGTTATATACTGAATATTATTTCACcctataattatttgttttctccCTCAGGACTTACTACTTAATTTGAAATCTTTTATCAAAATAGAACGACTAACTTTTTGTTCTACTTGAAATACTGTCACGTAATATTacaatttcattcaaattataacatatgtatttattttttattaatatatgttAAAAGTGAGACATATTAAACATATTACTCACCTATATTATAACACATAAAAAAGTACATTGCATGATAAATGTATAAAGTGCACATCAAAACAAAACTTATCAAAAGGAATGGCAGGAAGATTTATACACTATAAGAAAAGTGTGTCTCCTACACATAAAATGATTGTTAATTAAAGTCATCgatgcaaataattaataaaaatagtgCATGCAGAAGCAGAACCGAAAACTCTGAGCAAAAGCAGTCAAGGACCACAGAAACCATAGTCAATTAGACATCGATCAAACTATCATAATCATCCTCTAGAGCCGCATGTACATGGAATAATTTAAGatatttagttaattaaattattatgggATTAATAATATATTGCTGGAGAAATCCAAGTTACATAAAAAGTTGGATTGAGAAATACGTATTGATCAGCCGACACTCGACAGAGAGAGACATCACATGTTTTTGGGATTGAATTAATGTTTGAATTGGACCACTGTCCAGTGATTTCAACGCCTGCATTTTGTTCTAgagacatgtttttagggtcGTATGTCTGGTTACATTTACAACCAGATAATCCAATTCGAATTTGAATATATGGGATCGAGCTTCCATATTTGAAAGTTCTTAACTACTGTATAGAGACTTTGAACTTAAAAACATCGAATTATGTATTAAGTTGTCGTTTATTCTGGTTGACAATATATATACTTGCAAAAATTAATGAGCTAAGAAAAAAAGCTAACCCAAGATATTTCTTCCTCTAGCGTAAAATTTGATAGTTATCTGATCCCCATCATAATCCGCTAGAGGGACTTAACGGAAATCGTTGTCGTTAATTTAGTGGTGGAGGTGGGTAAGGTGATGGATAAAACAGCTAATTAACCCTAGGTATTTCCTCAACTAGCTTATATATAGCTCATCACAATCCGCCAAAGAGACTGATGAAAGCCAATGAAGTTAACTTAGTTGTGGTGAGGGTGTGTATGATGATAGGTAAGAGTATGCTAGATTTATAATTCGAAtataaccaaaaaattaaaagtctCCCAAAATGTGGAGAAATTTGTGACGAGATAATAAATACTTTGTTGGGCGATTATTTGAACAACGTGGAGACATGCATATTTAATATTGGACCCAATGGATAGGTTTATGATATGACATGGAGGTTTTGCACAGACCGTCGTGAttcatgaaaattaatttggttGGGATCGACGTGACATCTCATGCATGCATAAATGCCAGGTTAGGTATCCATAATAAATAAATCATGATATTATGATATGAATATACATTTAGCATCCATGAATTTTTACTTCGATTTTTGAAAGT is from Pyrus communis chromosome 10, drPyrComm1.1, whole genome shotgun sequence and encodes:
- the LOC137746864 gene encoding uncharacterized protein — its product is MAHKGQCIERFRACFFIESGFAASIDKWIQFAMEKRVEILELEFLSETIACLGEAVEFLLSNCPVLERLSLSFTGDLVSLRVVDFHFKNVPMLVEVSISKFGVLAEFLRGVFSRLSCQLFHIEIPKLDIRGAVYHQNYKFPVLSNLKHLELLVDADYCFSLVHLASFMNAAPNLQKLVLGLGFGSNVEMAKIEKAALIPHHNLKIVEMTGYCGHKCHVKHVKYWMKNNVALEKIVINHVRFWCWPTGIESNALRENEEENVRDNAIQYLKEKVPSTVELYACNSN
- the LOC137748300 gene encoding uncharacterized protein, whose product is MTTSCLAVSLLLLLLSLLLSQAQGIRLEKGFISVRQQNNNIHKEENTVVKRSNIAAADLAGERSNIASSGSTRKLISATSPSSATTTSTSKNEKNGREKRGGPEPKGENIKSTTPHGGKNGNVRAKSPVISKQQVAAAAHQHYPDLADMTEMDYSPARRKPPIHN